The DNA segment TCATTTCAGGGATGTCACAGCTACGGTTATACTGTGAATGAAGCTGTGGATAACATTCGCGAGGCCATCCTGGCATGTGTTGAAGATAATGACTATATTTATGATACAAGTATGCAATTTGTAGGCATACGTGACGTGGAGCTTACTCTGTGACTTCCCATCCTGTCATTACATTTCGGGATTTTATTCAGCGTGTGGAGAAACTCGGTTTCCAGAAGGTTCGGCAAAAAGGTTCACACATCCGGTATAAGCATGCTGATGGAAGAATGACTACAATTCCTGACCATGGAGCCAAAGATGTTCCACAAGGCCTTCTGAATAAGATTGTAAGACATGATTTAAAATTATCAATGGATCATTTTTTTAATCAAAGTGAGTAGGATATGCTTTTACTTTTCCGCTTTGAGCCTATATGCTTTGCACTTTCATGCTACCAGCTATTTTGCTTTGACCTTTGACCTTTGGCCGTTGGTGCTTTGAGCTTTGAGCTAATATGCTATAAGCTACGAACCATGAACTACAATCTACGTGTTTCAGTTAAAAAGAATCCGTACAAAATGTCATAAATCAGGGTAACACTTTCTCTTGGCGTAAACCAGAGGAGGAAGTGTTATGGCGAACAAGTTTTTTGATCAGGAGCAAAAGCTGACCATTCTGGAGAAAGCCCAGGAAATCGGAATCAAGGAAGCTGCAAAGATTGCAGGAGTCCATTACACAACAGTCTATGATTGGCGCAACAAGCTCCAGGCTTTGGGCCGGGAGGCATTTCTTGAGCATCAGCCAAATCGCCCTGGCCGGGGCGAGAAGGAGATTACTCCGGAACAGGAAGAAGCCATCCTGAACACCTGGCAGAATAACCTGGGATTCGGTCCAGGCCAGGTCCGCAGTCAGTTGCGCAGGCAAGGCAAGACCATCTCCATTCGCAGCATTAGAAAGGTGATGCTGGCTAATGGCTACGAGCCAGGGCAGGCAAAGAAAGAGAAGTCTGAGCCCAGACGTTTTGAAGCAGGCCGTCCTCTGGAGCTGACCCAGATGGACATCCTGGAGCTGTACATAAACAAGGCCCGGGTCTACCTGATAAAAAAGTCGACAATCGGGGTAAAGCGAGCAAAGTGGAAATCGACACCGTGCGCCTGATCGTGGACAAAGCCAGGGAACTCAAAGAGCGGGGCAAGCGCCTGCGTATCCATAGTTTTGCCCGGGAAATAAACGCAGAAGGAAAAAGCGTAATGGTGCTTTCTGGGAAGACAGGTATCACGCTACAGCAGTGGATGTTGATGAGCACCTTGTTCGATGTCTGATCTACATAGACCTTCACCCGGTGAAATAGCTTGAGATCATCCTATGTATTATACGTATGTGCTGTTAAGTGAAGCTGATGGCAACTTATATTCAGGCTATACTAAAAATCTCAAGCTAAGATTTAAGCATCACTCCAAAGGTAAGGTTCCTTCAACAAAAGACAGAAGGCCCTTAAAGCTGATATATTATGAAGCTTGCATCAACCAAGAGGATGCTACCCGAAGAGAAAAATATTTTAAGACTTATTAAGGCAGGCTTTTTATCAAAAATAGGCTCAAATCTTATTTCACTGGGTAAACATGGTCAGGGCCAAGGTGGTTAAACATCCCAAAGAATGGAGTCATGGCGGATACCCTGAAATTGTCGAGCCACAACAAAGATACCGGATTATCAACAGAGATCTTTTGAAAAGGCTACTGGATATAGATGATTTATCAATAATTTACTCTGGGTGGGTCCAGGCGGCAGTGGATGAGCGTACTCTTAGACAACCAGGCTGGACTGAAAGTGTCGCCGTGGGCTGCAAAAATTTTGTAGAAAGTGTCAAGGAATTGCTCGGCGGAAAAGCTTGCGGCCGCAGTGTCCATGAAGTAAGCAAGTTCAAAGCATACGCACTTAAAGAACCTGTCTCGGCTTACAATGATGTTTTTGGGGGTGAAATGTTTACCTTATGAAACACACGCAGTGTCCTGCTGAAAAGCAGGGTTTCATTGGGGGGCTTCTAAGGTCTGAAAACTGAGTGTTTTGGGACACATGCCTGGTGAAATGCTGCCTTGCAGCCCAGCTTTGCTGGATTTCACTGGGTTTATCCTGATATTTAAGTATGATGGTTAGGTCCGACCCCAAACCGCTGAACTGAAAACATATGTTGAAGGTGGAAAAAAGACTTATGGTGAATTGATTGTAATTGTAACTGTATTCCCCTCAGCCTCAGCTGATCAAGCTATTATCCGCTACGGAATAATATAAGGCAGTAGAGCTTTAACCTCAGATCACGCAGAAGGTCTATGGTTAAGGCAAAATGAAATGTCTTGATCAGCGAAAATCAGCGCAATCAGCGTCAAAAATGTCTTTCTCTTTGCTTTTTTTATATGCCAGGATTATGATTTGAAATTTATATTTATGATACCAGTATGCAATGCATAGGTGTACGTGACGTGGAGCTTACTCTGTGATTTCCCATCCTGTCATTACATTTCGGGATCTTATTGAAGGTTGTTGAGGTCAGACCCCTTGGCCCTTCCCCGCAAAGTCAATAAATTTAGTTAGATGGGCAGGCCGCAGCCAATGAAAAATAAACTCATCAGATGGAATGAAGAAAAAAATCAGTTGCTGGTATTACAGCGAGGACTGTCTTTTGAAATGGTTCTGGAAAAAATCCATAATAGGGAAATACTTGCCCTAAAGTCGCATCCAGACAAGAAAAAATACCCAAATCAGCATATTTTTATCATAAAGATAAAGGGATATTTTTGTTATGTTCCTTTTGTTGAAAGCGATGATGAAATTTTTTTAAAAACTATCATCCCCAGCAGGAAGCTAAAGAAAATATATGGAAGGTGAGACAATGAGTAATGAATATCTACAACTTGATGAAGATGAAGCCAAAATCTTGAAAAGTCTTGAAAATAATGAATGGGAAGATCACCAATTATCGGAAGATGAAAAGCAAATATATAAGCAGCATGCGGATTACACTCTCTCGCTTCAGGAAAAGAAGACAACTCAAATCGATTTTACAGTAGCAGAACTAGCTTTTCTCATGGCCAAGGCCAAAGAGGTTGATGTTACCGTTCAAAGTGTTGTCCAAACACTCGTAAGAAACTACGCTGCGGGTAAGATCAAACTTGAAATATAAGTTGGAAATTCGAATATAATTTTAGATGTTTACGTATGGATCATGGCAATGCCAAGGGCAAAAGTTGTCTGTAAGGGGTGAAAATGGGGTGTTTTAGAGGGTCAAGTTCAATAAAATCAGGACCTTGCTTGTCTCAGAGACTTGGCCCATTACCATTGCCTGACCCTGCCCATGTATCATGATATGACGGATGAGGAGCAGATGTATGTTGTGGAGAAGCTTCAAGATATAAGCTCAAAGCATTTTAGCTCAAAGGGCCAAGCTCAAAGCTGAAAGCATATTAGCTCAAAGNNNNNNNNNNNNNNNNNNNNNNNNNNNNNNNNNNNNNNNNNNNNNNNNNNNNNNNNNNNNNNNNNNNNNNNNNNNNNNNNNNNNNNNNNNNNNNNNNNNNNNNNNNNNNNNNNNNNNNNNNNNNNTTAGCTCAAAGGGCCAAGCTCAAAGCTGAAAGCATATTAGCTCAAAGGGCCAAGCTCAAAGGGCCAAGCTGAAAGCGTATAAGCTTAAAGCATATTAGCATGAAGCTGAAAGGGTAAGAGCAAGGAATTGAAAACGATGAAGGGGAAATAGCTGTGGAATTTGGATATGAAAATCTGGAAGTATGGAACAGGTCGGTTGATTTTGCTGTTAAAGTAATTGATATAGTTGAAAATCTTGACACGTCCAGGAAGCATTTCCGGTTGATAGAACAGATGGAAGCATGTTGCACATCCATATCGATGAATCTGGCTGAAGGAAAAGGTCGGAATTCTAAAAAAGAGTTTGTCCAGTTTTGTTACATTGCCCGGGGCTCCCTGTATGAAACAATGACTCTCTTGGAAATTTTCAGAAGAAAAAAATGGCTTACTGATAATGATTTTGCAGCCATAAAAAAAGAAGGTCTTCAAATCGCCGCCATGATCAAGGGTCTGATAAATTCAATATACGCATCCATGGACAAAAAATAGTTGCCTTGAGCCTTGAGCTTTAGCCACTTATACTTTCAGCTTTGAGCTTTCAGCATTAAGCTTTGAGCTTTCAGCATTAAGCTTTGAGCTTTCAGCATTAAGCTTTGAGCTTTCAGCATTAAGCTTTGAGCTTTCAGCATTAAGCTTTGAGCTTTCAGCATTAAGCTTTGAGCTTTCAGCATTAAGCTTTGAGCTTTCAGCATTAAGCTTTGAGCTTTCAGCATTAAGCATTGAGCTTTCAGCATTAAGCTTTGAGCTTTGAGCTTTAAACTCTCATGCTTTGAGCTTTAAGCTTCATACTTATAAGAAATGTGCGGAATAACCGGAGCCTTAGCGCTCAATCATAAAACAATCCACAAGGATTGCGCCAAACCCATGGCGGACATCCTGGCCCATAGAGGGCCTGATGATGCAGGATACCTGTTTTTTCATACCGGCTGCCGCCACGCGCGTAAAATATCCTTTGCTCTGAATCTGGCAGATGAAAAATTCCAGCACATTTCCGAACTCCTGCCGCCTCTGGAGTCCCGTGCAGCCCAGCATGAACTTAACTCCCACGACTGGGACCTGTTTATGGCGCACCGCCGCCTGGCCATTCTGGACGTATCCCCGGCCGGGCACCAGCCCATGAGCGATCTGAGCAAAAATATCTGGCTGGTCTATAACGGGGAAATCTACAACTACAGGGAATTGCGCGATGAACTCAAAGCCTGCGGCCACCGCTTCCGCACAGGAACGGACACAGAGGTCATCATCTATGCCTATATCGAGTGGGGCATTAAATGCGTTGAAAAATTAAATGGCATGTTCGCTTTCTCCCTGTATGACAACTTTACCCAAAAGCTCTATCTGGTCAGAGACCGCTACGGAATAAAACCACTTTACTACACCTTTGCTGAAGGTACTACCGGGCCGTGGTCAACCGGGATTTTGAGGATTATATTGATAAATATTACAAATTCTGGCAAAGACTTATACCCAACAGGATGCTGAAAAATGTTCTGGCTCCCATCTGGGACCAGGTGGAACATGTCTGGTCCAGAGATATTTTCAAAGATGTATTTCCTGATCATGATCAAGGTCCCTGCTCCCCTGAAGAATACGTAAACCGTTCCCTGTATTTCGAGGCCAGGACCTTTCTGCACGGCCTGTTTGTGGTCGAGGACAAGCTGTCCATGGCCCACTCTCTGGAGACAAGAGTGCCCTTCATGGACAATGATCTGGTAGACTTTGCCATGCGTCTGCCCGTGAAATTCAAGCTGGGCAATCTCCAGGAAGTGATCAAACTGGACGAGAACGAGCCGTCAGGTAAAAGACACAAGTATTTTCATAAAACCAGGGACGGAAAACTTCTCTTACGTAAAATGATGCAGAAATACGTACCTGGGGATATTGCCAACGGGGTCAAGCAGGGATTCAGCTCCCCGGATCAAAGCTGGTTCAAGGGTGAGAGCATTGAATTCGTCAAAAAGCGCATCCTGAGCCAGGATTCACCCATTTACAACTATTTTGACCCCCAAAGCGTCCGGGACATGGTCAACGAACATATTGAAGGCCGCAAAAACCGCCGCCTCTTCATCTGGTCGCTCATTAACTTCGACCAGTGGCTGAGGACTTTTGAGATTGAGTAAGGGGGGGAAGTGGTAAGGGGAAAGCGGCAAGCGAAGGGCAGGTAAGCGGTAAGAGGCAAGCGGCAAGCGTCTTTGCTTCCCTCTTTCCCCTTGCCACACTGGCTTACCCCTTACCCCTTTCCGCATTCGCTACGAGCTATGAACTACCAGCGATTTTGCTTTCAGCTATCAGCTATGAACTATTTCGCTTTCAGCTAATATGCCACGAGCTGCGATCTACCAACAATGAACAACAAACTTAGTAATTATAAAATCCTTAAAAAGTGCTGTAGTCACAAGATGATAAATGTCGAACAGATAAAATTATCCGATTCATCCTGGCCTGAGCATTTACACCAGGCATGAAAATGGAGGGCTGAACATCCCATTAGATACAGTATGCAGGCCATATTTGACATCAACCCGATCACTGAAAAGAATTGCATATAATAATAAGAGCATGAATGATGATCTGAAAAGTTTGCTTTTGCGGCTACCAACTCCTCAGTTTGTCTGGTGCGCAGACTTTATTTCAAAAGATGACTTTTCGTTGACTGTCAGCAGAATTATTATTGATGCGACAGCAGGCACATTTGAACCGGAACCCTGGCTGATTTACCACGATCAGGAACATATTATTTTTTATGATAGTGATGAGGACCAGTGGTATCAGCATGATGTTGTAATCCATCCATATGAAACCTATAGAAACAACCTAAAGGAATATTAGAAAATGACCTTTAAAGCCATAATAAAAAAAGATGTAGAGCCTAAAAAAATTGTTTCACCGTCAACAGATCAATATAAACGAAAACAAGGTGAAGTTAATTCAAGAATCAAGGAAATTGTCAAGCAATATGACCGTTCCATAGAAGAAGCATCGAAGCATTATGTCAGAAATTTTTGCTAATGTGTCATTGTAAATGGAATTCAGCTTTGAGCTTTCACCTTTGAGCTTTGAGCTAATATGCTACGAGCCACGAGCTACGAGCTATCAGCCACCAGCTATCAGCTATGAGCTACGAACCATCAGCCACGAGCTATGAACTACCAGCTATGAGCTAAAACCATGAGCAAAAAAAAGAATCCAGCCCTTCCCCATTTAAAAGACAGCCCCGCTGTCCGCTCATCAGCAGCTGAGTACCTGACCTTTGTGGCGGCCACTGGCAAGGGCGGCGTTGCTGCGGTTTACGCCGATGAAAACATCTGGTTGACCCAGAAAATGATGGGTGTGCTTTATGATGTTGAAACGCACACTATCAACTATCACTTGAAAAAAGTATTCACCGACATGGAGTTGGAAGAAGAATCAGTTATTCGAAATTTTCGAATAACTGCTGCTGACGGCAAAAGCTACAACACCAAGCACTATAACCTGTCTGCGATCATTGCCGTAGGATACAAGGTCAACTCCGAGCGGGCCGTACAATTTCGCAAATGGGCTACGGGAATCATTGAAGAGTTTACCATCAAAGGGTTTACCATGGATGACGAGCGCCTCAAAAATGGCGGTTCCATCCTTTCTGATCAATATTTTGAAAAACAATTGCAGCGCATCCGGGAGATTCGTCTTTCTGAGCGAAAATTTTACCAGAAGATTGCTGACTTATACGCCACTTCCATAGATTAAGATAGGACCGCTCAAGCCACTAAGCATCTTTTTTTTGACTGTCCTGAACAAACTGCACTGGGCCACAGCGACTGAAACATCTTGGGGTCAGCCCCCATGCAGAGTGGCAGAGACTTGGCCCAATAAAAAAGGAGATGAGAAATGAATACAAAACCCTTATTTGTCAGGGCTGAATGGGATAATGAAGCAATGCTATGGGTGGCCACCAGCGATGATGTTCCCGGCCTTGCTACTGAATCAGACACCCTGGAAAATCTTGTCCAGAAACTGAAAATCGTTATCCCTGAACTTCTTGAGGCCAATGGAGTGGATTTGTCCAAAGAAACTCCATTTGAACTATTGAGCAGGAGATTTGAGATCGCACAGGGGCCTGCTGTCTGATGGCCGATTATACAAAGGATCTTAAAAAGATCCTGCGTGAAGCCAAGTGCACATTTGAAAGACAAGGAAAGGGCGATCATGAGCTATGGTACAGTCCAATAACCTAAGTCAGGTTTGTGGTGGACAATGCGATAAAATCAAGACATACGGCCAATGCCGTTCTGAAGCAGGCTGGACTGCCTAAAACTTTTTGAAAAGTTCATGGTCAGAACCCGGTGACTACATAAAGATGCCATGACGCTTTAGATTGAAACTGCGAAAAAATATATTGCTCCTGTCTCAGCGCCAATGGGAGGCAGGATTGTTTAAGCTTGAGTAAAAACCTTGTGACTGACCTGGGACATCAAGCTTTGGATTACGGACTTGGAATCACTTTTTTCCGTGTCCTTCAGTGTATTCCGTCTGCCCCGTGTAACCGGGGTTCCCTCTGGAGTGTTACACTGGGGTGGGCTAAACTCTTTTCTTAACGCGTTTTGTAAAGACTGAGAGGTGATGAGTTATGAAGTATCCGGTAAATATCAAGAAAACTGAGGAAGGGTATAGCGTATGGGCTCCTGGGCTGCCTGGCTGCTGGTCCCAGGGTTTGACAGAAGAAGAGGCTCTTGAAAATATCAAAGAGGCCATCCAGGATTATCTTTATACGGTAAGCTCCCTGAATGCCGGAAAGGACGTGAGATACGTGGAAGTTGATTATGCCTAAACTGCCTGGAGTCAATCATCAAAGGGCGGTACAAGTTTTTGAGAAACGCGGATTCTGGGTTGTCAGGCAAAGAAAACATATAACAATGACCAACGGCGAAAGGATTATCAGCTTGTTGAAAAAATCCTTACCCAGCAGACTGTTCAAAAATTCCAAGTGCAAGAAGTAAAAAAAGTTCAAGGTCGCAGCGTATTTAGGATACGTAAGGGTTTGAACTTTTTGCAGCGACGCAGCAATTGGGAGATTTTCAACAGTATGTTATAACCATACCATGCTCAAGC comes from the Desulfonatronovibrio magnus genome and includes:
- a CDS encoding asparagine synthetase B family protein, whose protein sequence is MCGITGALALNHKTIHKDCAKPMADILAHRGPDDAGYLFFHTGCRHARKISFALNLADEKFQHISELLPPLESRAAQHELNSHDWDLFMAHRRLAILDVSPAGHQPMSDLSKNIWLVYNGEIYNYRELRDELKACGHRFRTGTDTEVIIYAYIEWGIKCVEKLNGMFAFSLYDNFTQKLYLVRDRYGIKPLYYTFAEGTTGPWSTGILRIILINITNSGKDLYPTGC
- a CDS encoding GIY-YIG nuclease family protein, whose product is MYYTYVLLSEADGNLYSGYTKNLKLRFKHHSKGKVPSTKDRRPLKLIYYEACINQEDATRREKYFKTY
- a CDS encoding helix-turn-helix domain-containing protein, translated to MANKFFDQEQKLTILEKAQEIGIKEAAKIAGVHYTTVYDWRNKLQALGREAFLEHQPNRPGRGEKEITPEQEEAILNTWQNNLGFGPGQVRSQLRRQGKTISIRSIRKVMLANGYEPGQAKKEKSEPRRFEAGRPLELTQMDILELYINKARVYLIKKSTIGVKRAKWKSTPCA
- a CDS encoding DUF1902 domain-containing protein; translated protein: MNTKPLFVRAEWDNEAMLWVATSDDVPGLATESDTLENLVQKLKIVIPELLEANGVDLSKETPFELLSRRFEIAQGPAV
- a CDS encoding type II toxin-antitoxin system HicB family antitoxin — its product is MKYPVNIKKTEEGYSVWAPGLPGCWSQGLTEEEALENIKEAIQDYLYTVSSLNAGKDVRYVEVDYA
- a CDS encoding type II toxin-antitoxin system HicA family toxin; translated protein: MTSHPVITFRDFIQRVEKLGFQKVRQKGSHIRYKHADGRMTTIPDHGAKDVPQGLLNKIVRHDLKLSMDHFFNQSE
- a CDS encoding virulence RhuM family protein, with product MSKKKNPALPHLKDSPAVRSSAAEYLTFVAATGKGGVAAVYADENIWLTQKMMGVLYDVETHTINYHLKKVFTDMELEEESVIRNFRITAADGKSYNTKHYNLSAIIAVGYKVNSERAVQFRKWATGIIEEFTIKGFTMDDERLKNGGSILSDQYFEKQLQRIREIRLSERKFYQKIADLYATSID
- a CDS encoding type II toxin-antitoxin system HicB family antitoxin; translated protein: MEPKKHYPVIIEQDKEGVYIVSCPSFQGCHSYGYTVNEAVDNIREAILACVEDNDYIYDTSMQFVGIRDVELTL
- a CDS encoding asparagine synthase-related protein; translation: MVNRDFEDYIDKYYKFWQRLIPNRMLKNVLAPIWDQVEHVWSRDIFKDVFPDHDQGPCSPEEYVNRSLYFEARTFLHGLFVVEDKLSMAHSLETRVPFMDNDLVDFAMRLPVKFKLGNLQEVIKLDENEPSGKRHKYFHKTRDGKLLLRKMMQKYVPGDIANGVKQGFSSPDQSWFKGESIEFVKKRILSQDSPIYNYFDPQSVRDMVNEHIEGRKNRRLFIWSLINFDQWLRTFEIE
- a CDS encoding toxin, which gives rise to MKNKLIRWNEEKNQLLVLQRGLSFEMVLEKIHNREILALKSHPDKKKYPNQHIFIIKIKGYFCYVPFVESDDEIFLKTIIPSRKLKKIYGR
- a CDS encoding four helix bundle protein, whose protein sequence is MEFGYENLEVWNRSVDFAVKVIDIVENLDTSRKHFRLIEQMEACCTSISMNLAEGKGRNSKKEFVQFCYIARGSLYETMTLLEIFRRKKWLTDNDFAAIKKEGLQIAAMIKGLINSIYASMDKK